Proteins encoded by one window of Portunus trituberculatus isolate SZX2019 chromosome 27, ASM1759143v1, whole genome shotgun sequence:
- the LOC123509553 gene encoding forkhead box protein E3-like — protein sequence MSPRPASPAMDSVCGRESSVSPPTVVAPVALKASPLNDGHQPATPTEQQRLLYQLALAERLRLASAGLAWVRPPLSAHLHVPHPHHPQEPSVVSSLMYGPFIGGMGAPLMGGFGGAAAAAAAAAAGYPPSHPLHAYGYRLVDPRSLLPRGPEEPKPQHSYIGLIAMAILSNPDKKLVLSDIYQYILDNYAYFRSRGPGWRNSIRHNLSLNDCFIKAGRSANGKGHYWAIHPANLDDFSRGDFRRRRAQRRVRKHLGLPVDDDSEPEASSPPHTSESPNGGGPPRLTSTLHFIRPKRQFDVLSLLAPDQPPILKEAPEVETDTVCLEIKSSLCDATRPIPATGCGEARPREARPDHDHRLEPKQEPGSGPPPHGSNLRLVCVPRHPGQDHKPPEVSSSSTNNTTTTGSQGDARPREAGEISRPVPFLQAYTLPPPAIKHVPCSTPSTTTPGAAHVPPTSYPRPSLLT from the coding sequence ATGTCCCCACGCCCTGCCAGCCCCGCCATGGACTCGGTGTGTGGGCGCGAGTCGTCCGTGTCGCCACCCACAGTGGTGGCGCCCGTGGCCCTCAAGGCCTCGCCCCTGAACGACGGCCATCAGCCCGCTACGCCGACGGAACAGCAACGGCTTCTGTACCAGCTGGCCCTGGCCGAGAGGCTGCGTCTGGCCTCAGCCGGCCTGGCCTGGGTCCGCCCGCCCCTCTCCGCCCACCTGCACGTTCCCCACCCGCACCACCCACAGGAGCCCAGCGTAGTGAGCAGCCTCATGTATGGGCCCTTCATAGGCGGCATGGGTGCCCCGCTGATGGGTGGTTTTGGaggggcggcagcagcagcggcagcagcagcagccgggTACCCGCCTAGCCACCCGCTGCACGCGTACGGCTACCGCCTGGTGGACCCGCGCAGCCTGCTGCCCCGCGGGCCCGAGGAGCCCAAGCCGCAGCACTCATACATCGGGCTGATCGCCATGGCCATCCTGAGCAACCCGGACAAGAAGCTCGTGCTCAGCGACATCTATCAGTACATCCTCGACAACTACGCCTACTTCCGCTCCCGTGGCCCCGGCTGGCGCAACTCCATCCGCCACAATCTATCCCTCAACGACTGCTTCATCAAGGCGGGCCGCTCCGCCAACGGCAAGGGCCACTACTGGGCCATCCATCCCGCCAACCTCGACGATTTCAGCCGCGGCGACTTCCGCCGCCGCCGAGCTCAGCGCCGCGTCAGGAAGCATCTCGGGCTACCCGTAGATGACGACTCAGAGCCCGAGGCCTCCTCTCCGCCGCATACCAGCGAGTCCCCCAACGGCGGCGGCCCACCGCGCCTCACCTCCACGCTGCACTTCATCAGGCCCAAGCGACAGTTCGACGTGCTCAGCCTCCTGGCGCCCGACCAGCCGCCGATCCTAAAGGAGGCGCCAGAGGTAGAGACAGATACCGTCTGTTTAGAAATCAAGTCTTCTTTGTGTGACGCGACGCGGCCCATTCCCGCCACGGGCTGTGGCGAGGCCAGGCCCCGGGAAGCTCGACCCGACCACGACCACAGGCTAGAGCCAAAGCAGGAGCCTGGCAGCGGCCCACCTCCACATGGCTCAAACCTGAGGCTGGTGTGCGTCCCCCGCCACCCTGGCCAGGATCACAAGCCCCCAgaggtgagcagcagcagcaccaacaacaccaccaccacggggaGCCAGGGTGACGCCAGACCGCGGGAGGCAGGCGAGATCTCGAGACCCGTGCCCTTCCTTCAGGCCTACACCCTCCCCCCGCCTGCTATCAAACACGTCCCCtgctccactccctccaccacaacTCCAGGTGCCGCCCACGTTCCACCCACGTCCTACCCACGTCCATCGCTGCTCACCTGA